From Rudanella lutea DSM 19387, a single genomic window includes:
- a CDS encoding C40 family peptidase, translated as MIKKMLLTVLFTVSFSTIQAQSVPAETSSTETSFYDQIPLVGEVINYAKKHLSIRYRSGGTTPRGFDCSGFTRFCFSKFGIQLPHSSAAQGNVGQPVDKEEAKPGDLIFFKGHSASGSRIGHVGMITEVVGDKIKFIHSAWNGGIRYDYLHADYYQRRFVGVRRVVTLLAEK; from the coding sequence ATGATTAAGAAAATGCTCCTGACGGTGCTTTTTACCGTCTCGTTTAGCACGATTCAAGCTCAGTCAGTACCCGCCGAAACTTCGTCAACAGAGACCTCTTTTTACGACCAGATACCCCTTGTTGGTGAGGTCATCAACTACGCCAAAAAGCATCTCTCTATCCGCTACCGCTCAGGTGGTACTACGCCCAGAGGTTTCGATTGCTCAGGCTTTACCCGGTTCTGTTTCAGCAAATTCGGGATTCAATTACCCCACTCCAGTGCCGCTCAGGGCAACGTTGGCCAACCAGTCGACAAAGAAGAAGCGAAGCCCGGCGATCTTATTTTCTTCAAAGGACATTCAGCCAGCGGTAGCCGAATCGGGCACGTGGGCATGATTACTGAGGTGGTTGGCGACAAAATCAAGTTTATTCACTCGGCCTGGAATGGCGGCATCCGCTACGATTACCTCCACGCCGATTACTACCAGCGCCGATTTGTTGGCGTCCGTCGGGTAGTTACCCTCTTAGCCGAGAAATAA
- a CDS encoding alpha/beta hydrolase family protein, whose product MFRFFSLLLSLTAPLLTAAQPAFVANYDENKVGTYTLPDPLMPPNGSRITSAKAWEASRGYWLNQFAAHVYGQTPMRPVRLRFLPGEVVPNALGGKATRKQVAIYFADYPALPPINVLLYVPNNARKPAPAFLNLNFCGNHCISTEADLPLSDRWVASAPDNHRATEKSRGTQARRWPLDTIVARGYAIVTAYYGDIEPDHPTGWKTGIRSVLGDTTRTDNWGAIGAWAWGMSRILDYLQTDPTIDAKRVIAMGHSRIGKAALWAAAQDKRFVAAISNEAGEGGASLARRSYGETVGRLNYAFPHWFARQYRSYNDNVPALPVDQHILLSLIAPRPLYVASAEDDRWSDPRGEFLSAKATEPVYGLYRETGIGPVEYPAVNTTVGQRVRYHVRTGPHDVQPFDWWQYLNFADALVK is encoded by the coding sequence ATGTTCCGCTTTTTCTCACTCTTACTGAGCCTGACAGCCCCGCTGCTCACGGCCGCCCAACCGGCTTTTGTCGCCAATTACGACGAGAATAAGGTAGGCACCTACACCCTACCCGACCCGCTTATGCCCCCCAACGGCTCGCGTATTACCTCGGCCAAAGCCTGGGAAGCCAGCCGGGGCTACTGGCTCAATCAGTTTGCCGCTCACGTGTATGGGCAAACCCCTATGCGACCGGTGCGGCTGCGCTTCCTGCCCGGCGAGGTGGTACCCAATGCTCTCGGCGGCAAGGCCACCCGCAAGCAAGTTGCCATTTACTTTGCCGACTACCCCGCCCTGCCGCCCATCAACGTACTGCTTTACGTGCCCAACAACGCCCGAAAACCCGCCCCGGCGTTTCTGAATCTGAATTTTTGCGGCAACCACTGCATCAGCACCGAAGCCGACCTGCCCCTCTCTGACCGCTGGGTGGCAAGTGCGCCCGATAACCACCGGGCTACCGAAAAAAGCCGGGGAACGCAGGCCCGGCGCTGGCCACTCGACACGATTGTGGCCCGTGGGTACGCCATCGTGACCGCCTACTACGGCGATATTGAACCCGACCACCCGACGGGCTGGAAAACGGGCATCCGATCGGTACTGGGCGACACCACCCGCACCGACAACTGGGGGGCCATTGGGGCCTGGGCGTGGGGCATGAGCCGTATTCTCGACTATCTACAAACCGACCCGACTATCGACGCCAAACGGGTGATTGCGATGGGGCACTCGCGCATTGGCAAGGCGGCTCTGTGGGCGGCTGCACAAGACAAACGGTTTGTGGCCGCCATCTCGAACGAAGCCGGTGAGGGCGGAGCCTCACTCGCCCGGCGTAGCTACGGCGAAACTGTGGGGCGACTCAACTACGCCTTTCCGCACTGGTTTGCGCGGCAGTACCGGAGCTACAACGACAACGTACCGGCCCTTCCCGTCGATCAGCACATTCTGCTCAGTCTGATAGCCCCCCGGCCCCTGTACGTGGCCAGTGCAGAAGATGACCGCTGGTCGGACCCGCGCGGGGAGTTTCTGAGCGCCAAAGCCACCGAGCCGGTGTATGGTTTGTACCGAGAAACGGGCATTGGCCCGGTAGAGTACCCCGCCGTGAACACGACGGTGGGCCAGCGTGTGCGCTACCATGTGCGTACCGGCCCGCACGATGTACAACCGTTCGACTGGTGGCAGTATCTGAATTTTGCCGATGCGTTGGTAAAGTAG
- a CDS encoding methylmalonyl-CoA mutase family protein produces MTTTDVQPQSSPTTGLTHKVRIVTAASLFDGHDAAINLMRRLMQASGAEVIHLGHNRSVAEIVECAIQEDVQGIAITSYQGGHVEFFKYMYDLLNERGAGHIKIFGGGGGTILPSEIQELHAYGIARIYSPDDGRAMGLQGMIDDLLRQCDFELPALDRVEQVATDEVPRLITMAENNPTNFQSITQSLRYGGPNRSFTHSVPVLGITGTGGAGKSSLVDELVLRYLRTFSDKTLAIISVDPSKRKTGGALLGDRIRMNAIHNHNGASRVYMRSLATRQSNLALSRHVQEAIDVCKAARFDLIIVETSGIGQSDTEITEHADKTLYVMTSEYGAATQLEKIDMLDFADVIAINKFDKRGSLDALRDVRKQYRRNHNNWDTPDDELPILGTIAAQFNDGGMNALFDRLMGVLGVQMPDATAGKTDARPQAIIPADRVRYLAEIVEESRRYGDFVAEQTALARQLYQIDGTLKLLPDGPLKDELGQIYSTLESRLHADCRALLQQWPAMQQRYTAEFYEYKVRDKVIRQPLYTETLSHLKMPKVSLPKYHDWGDVLRWLLTENVPGEFPYTAGVFPLKRAGEDPTRMFAGEGGPERTNRRFHYVSKNMPAKRLSTAFDSVTLYGEDPALRPDIFGKVGNSGVSICTLDDAKKLYSGFDLCDPSTSVSMTINGPAPMLLAFFLNAAIDQQCEKWLQAEGKKEKGEGVNGSISTPVYNGELPEGNDGLGLALLGTTGDKVIPREVYERIKADTLRTVRGTVQADILKEDQAQNTCIFSTEFALRMMGDIQQYFTQNRVQNFYSVSISGYHIAEAGANPISQLAFTLSNGFTFVEYYLSRGLKIDDFAPNLSFFFSNGMDPEYTVLGRVARRIWAKAMKHKYKGNDRSQKLKYHIQTSGRSLHAQEIAFNDIRTTLQALLAIYDNTNSLHTNAYDEAITTPTEESVRRAMAIQLIINREFGLTKNENPLQGSFVVEELTDLVEEAVYAEFLAINERGGVLGAMERMYQRSKIQEESMYYETLKHNGQLPIVGVNTFLDPNGSPTITPAEVIRSTEEERRYQVDSCRAFQERHRAEAEQALAQLQQTALEGGNIFESLMEAAKVCTLGQLSRALYAVGGQYRRNM; encoded by the coding sequence ATGACGACAACCGACGTTCAGCCCCAGTCCTCCCCGACGACGGGTCTGACCCATAAAGTACGAATTGTAACAGCGGCCTCCCTGTTCGACGGGCACGATGCCGCCATCAACCTGATGCGTCGGCTCATGCAGGCATCCGGAGCCGAGGTAATTCACCTTGGGCACAACCGGTCGGTGGCCGAAATTGTCGAGTGCGCCATTCAGGAGGACGTACAGGGTATTGCCATCACCAGCTATCAGGGGGGGCACGTTGAGTTTTTCAAATACATGTACGACCTGCTCAACGAGCGCGGGGCCGGGCATATCAAGATTTTTGGTGGGGGCGGAGGTACTATTCTGCCTTCCGAAATACAGGAACTCCACGCCTATGGCATTGCCCGCATTTACAGCCCCGACGATGGCCGGGCGATGGGCTTGCAGGGCATGATCGACGATCTGTTGCGGCAGTGTGATTTTGAACTGCCCGCCCTTGACCGGGTTGAACAGGTAGCCACCGACGAGGTGCCGCGCCTGATTACCATGGCCGAGAACAACCCCACTAACTTCCAGTCAATCACTCAATCACTCCGCTACGGCGGACCGAATCGCTCATTCACTCATTCTGTCCCTGTTCTCGGCATCACAGGCACAGGCGGGGCGGGTAAATCGTCGCTGGTTGATGAATTGGTGTTGCGGTACCTGCGGACGTTTTCCGACAAAACGCTGGCGATCATCTCGGTCGATCCGTCGAAGCGTAAAACCGGCGGGGCCCTGCTCGGCGACCGGATTCGGATGAACGCCATCCATAACCACAACGGAGCCTCTCGTGTGTACATGCGTTCGCTGGCAACGCGGCAGTCGAATCTGGCCTTGAGTCGGCACGTGCAAGAGGCCATCGACGTGTGCAAGGCCGCTCGTTTCGACCTGATTATTGTGGAAACTTCAGGGATTGGGCAGTCAGACACCGAAATCACCGAACACGCCGACAAGACGCTGTACGTGATGACCTCGGAATATGGGGCAGCTACGCAGCTCGAAAAAATCGACATGCTCGATTTTGCCGACGTGATTGCCATCAACAAGTTCGACAAACGCGGCTCGCTCGATGCCCTGCGCGATGTGCGGAAGCAGTATCGCCGGAACCATAACAACTGGGATACGCCCGACGATGAACTGCCGATTCTGGGTACTATTGCCGCTCAGTTCAACGACGGTGGCATGAACGCCCTGTTCGACCGGCTCATGGGAGTTTTGGGGGTTCAAATGCCCGATGCAACCGCCGGGAAAACTGATGCCCGTCCGCAGGCGATCATCCCCGCCGACCGGGTGCGGTACCTGGCCGAAATTGTGGAAGAAAGCCGCCGGTATGGCGATTTCGTGGCCGAACAGACGGCCCTCGCCCGGCAACTTTACCAGATCGACGGCACCCTGAAGCTCCTGCCTGATGGGCCGTTGAAAGACGAACTGGGCCAGATATACAGTACGCTCGAAAGTCGCCTTCATGCCGATTGCCGGGCATTGTTGCAGCAGTGGCCCGCCATGCAACAGCGGTACACAGCCGAGTTTTACGAATACAAAGTGCGTGACAAGGTGATTCGGCAGCCGCTCTACACCGAAACCCTTTCGCACCTGAAAATGCCCAAAGTAAGCCTGCCCAAATACCACGATTGGGGCGATGTGCTGCGTTGGCTCCTGACGGAGAATGTGCCGGGTGAATTTCCGTACACGGCGGGTGTGTTTCCGCTCAAACGGGCGGGCGAAGACCCCACCCGGATGTTTGCGGGCGAGGGTGGCCCCGAACGTACCAACCGCCGGTTTCACTACGTCTCGAAAAATATGCCCGCCAAACGGCTTTCGACGGCCTTTGACTCGGTGACGCTCTACGGCGAAGACCCGGCACTTCGGCCCGACATTTTCGGGAAAGTAGGTAACTCAGGGGTGAGTATCTGTACCCTCGACGATGCCAAAAAACTTTACTCGGGTTTCGATTTGTGCGACCCCAGCACCTCGGTGTCCATGACCATCAACGGCCCGGCTCCCATGTTGCTGGCTTTCTTCCTCAACGCGGCTATTGATCAGCAGTGTGAGAAGTGGCTACAGGCAGAAGGGAAAAAGGAGAAGGGAGAAGGTGTGAACGGATCTATTTCTACTCCCGTTTACAATGGCGAATTACCCGAGGGTAATGATGGGCTGGGTCTGGCCTTGCTGGGTACGACCGGCGATAAAGTGATTCCGCGTGAAGTGTACGAGCGCATCAAGGCCGATACCTTGCGCACCGTGCGTGGCACCGTACAGGCCGATATTCTGAAGGAAGATCAGGCGCAGAACACCTGTATCTTCTCGACGGAATTTGCGCTCAGGATGATGGGCGATATTCAGCAGTACTTCACCCAGAATCGGGTGCAGAACTTCTATTCGGTGTCGATTTCGGGGTACCACATTGCCGAGGCCGGGGCTAATCCGATCTCGCAACTGGCCTTTACGTTGTCCAACGGGTTTACGTTTGTGGAGTACTACCTCAGCCGGGGCCTTAAAATCGACGATTTTGCGCCCAACCTGTCGTTCTTTTTCTCCAACGGCATGGACCCCGAGTACACCGTGCTGGGCCGGGTGGCGCGTCGGATCTGGGCGAAGGCCATGAAACACAAGTACAAAGGCAACGACCGGAGCCAGAAACTCAAGTACCACATTCAGACTTCGGGTCGCAGCCTGCACGCGCAGGAGATTGCCTTCAACGACATCCGAACGACGTTGCAGGCGCTGCTGGCCATTTACGACAATACCAACTCACTGCACACCAACGCTTACGATGAAGCCATTACCACCCCGACCGAAGAGTCGGTTCGGCGGGCCATGGCGATTCAGTTGATTATCAACCGGGAGTTTGGCCTGACCAAAAATGAAAACCCGTTACAGGGCTCGTTTGTGGTCGAAGAACTGACCGATCTGGTCGAGGAAGCGGTGTACGCCGAGTTCCTGGCTATCAACGAGCGCGGGGGCGTTTTGGGCGCTATGGAGCGCATGTATCAGCGCAGCAAGATTCAGGAAGAGTCGATGTACTACGAAACGCTCAAGCACAACGGTCAACTCCCGATTGTGGGCGTCAATACCTTCCTCGACCCGAACGGTTCCCCCACCATCACCCCGGCCGAGGTTATCCGCTCGACGGAAGAAGAGCGCCGGTATCAGGTCGATTCGTGCCGGGCGTTTCAGGAGCGGCACCGGGCTGAGGCCGAACAGGCACTGGCGCAGTTGCAGCAAACGGCCCTGGAGGGGGGCAACATTTTTGAAAGCCTGATGGAAGCCGCCAAAGTATGTACACTGGGGCAGCTAAGCCGTGCCCTGTACGCCGTGGGCGGGCAGTACCGCCGGAACATGTAA
- a CDS encoding TraB/GumN family protein, whose translation MKKGFLSLCAAILCSTSTIAQDNSLLYEVTGNGLTQPSYLYGTFHLVCPNDLVLTEATKKAVSDTKQLYLEIDMDDPALQSSMMRSMMLTGGKTLKDYLSADDYTLLDNHLKASAGMGLAQVGGLKPIAIYSFMAMGALGCQPASYDMTLMQMASNDKKEILGLEKLEDQLAIFDKIPMEKQVTMLADMARKPGEVKAELDKLLAAYKSQDLTAMMKQMKESKYDGGLDDFEADLLDKRNQNWIPVIEKAVKDKPTLFAFGAGHLGGDKGVINLLRQKGYTVKGIR comes from the coding sequence ATGAAAAAAGGGTTTCTCTCGCTGTGTGCGGCCATTTTGTGCAGCACAAGCACCATTGCTCAGGACAATTCGTTGCTGTATGAGGTTACGGGTAATGGGCTTACCCAACCGTCGTACCTCTATGGCACGTTTCACCTCGTTTGCCCGAATGATCTGGTGCTAACCGAAGCCACCAAAAAGGCGGTTTCCGACACGAAACAGCTGTATCTGGAGATTGACATGGACGACCCCGCCCTGCAATCGTCTATGATGCGGAGTATGATGCTTACCGGCGGCAAAACCCTCAAAGATTACCTCTCCGCCGACGATTACACGCTGCTCGACAACCACCTGAAAGCCAGCGCGGGTATGGGGCTTGCGCAGGTGGGCGGCCTGAAACCCATCGCTATCTACTCCTTCATGGCCATGGGGGCTTTGGGTTGCCAGCCCGCATCATACGATATGACGCTCATGCAGATGGCCAGCAACGACAAGAAAGAGATTCTCGGTCTGGAGAAGCTGGAAGATCAGCTCGCCATTTTCGACAAGATCCCGATGGAAAAGCAGGTGACCATGCTGGCCGATATGGCCCGCAAACCGGGCGAGGTGAAAGCCGAACTGGATAAGCTACTGGCGGCTTACAAGAGCCAGGACCTAACGGCGATGATGAAGCAGATGAAAGAAAGCAAGTACGATGGCGGCCTCGACGACTTTGAAGCCGATCTGCTCGACAAGCGCAACCAAAACTGGATTCCAGTGATCGAAAAAGCCGTAAAAGACAAACCAACGCTCTTTGCGTTTGGGGCTGGTCACCTCGGGGGCGATAAGGGCGTGATTAACCTGCTTCGCCAGAAAGGCTATACCGTGAAGGGGATTCGGTAA